One segment of Curtobacterium sp. MR_MD2014 DNA contains the following:
- a CDS encoding ice-binding family protein: MATSRILRRTAFALTGIGLAASMAMMSTSAASAATVIDGPVNLGTASTYGVLGASAVTNTGPSVVNGDLGLSPGTSITGFGGAPNGTVNGTTHQTDAAAAQAQRDTTTAYDVAASLSPTQTGLTELNGLSLSPGVYSGGALQLADNGALTLAGSADSVWVFQAASTLTIGSASRITITGGASSCNVFWQVGSSATIGTGAQFQGTVLAQQSVTATTGATVVGRLLARTGAVTLDTNTITASTGCPAPGTPTETPAPVITSDAPAAATAGTPYSYTVTATGTPTPTYTATGLPAGLTINGTSGVVSGTPTTPGTSTVTITASNGTPPADVQTVTITVRPAASSTPTPTASPTAPASTPAGTPTGGAATGGNTPTAPTGTPSGSPTGGAAPGGNTPTGELAFTGSDPALPLGIAGVLLAAGTAITLIVRHRRRTSRI, encoded by the coding sequence ATGGCCACGTCCCGTATCCTCCGCCGCACCGCCTTCGCCCTGACCGGCATCGGCCTCGCCGCTTCGATGGCGATGATGTCGACCTCTGCGGCATCGGCCGCGACCGTGATCGACGGCCCGGTGAACCTCGGCACCGCGTCGACCTACGGTGTCCTCGGCGCGAGCGCCGTGACGAACACAGGCCCGTCAGTCGTCAACGGCGACCTGGGGCTCTCTCCCGGCACCTCGATCACCGGCTTCGGCGGTGCGCCGAACGGAACCGTCAACGGCACCACGCACCAGACCGACGCCGCGGCCGCGCAGGCGCAGCGGGACACCACGACGGCGTACGACGTCGCTGCGTCACTGTCTCCGACGCAGACCGGCCTCACCGAGCTGAACGGCCTCTCCCTCTCACCCGGGGTGTACTCCGGCGGGGCGCTCCAGCTCGCGGACAACGGTGCGTTGACCCTCGCCGGCAGCGCGGACTCGGTGTGGGTGTTCCAGGCCGCATCGACGCTGACCATCGGTTCCGCCAGCCGGATCACGATCACCGGTGGTGCGAGTTCGTGCAACGTGTTCTGGCAGGTCGGCAGCTCCGCCACCATCGGCACCGGTGCCCAGTTCCAGGGGACCGTGCTGGCGCAGCAGTCCGTGACCGCCACCACCGGCGCCACCGTCGTGGGACGCCTGCTCGCCCGCACCGGCGCTGTGACCCTCGACACGAACACCATCACTGCCTCGACCGGCTGCCCCGCCCCGGGGACTCCGACCGAGACGCCCGCACCGGTCATCACCTCCGACGCACCCGCCGCCGCGACCGCCGGGACGCCGTACTCGTACACGGTGACCGCGACGGGTACGCCCACCCCGACCTACACGGCGACCGGACTGCCCGCCGGCCTGACGATCAACGGCACCAGCGGCGTCGTCTCCGGCACGCCGACCACACCCGGCACGTCCACGGTGACGATCACCGCGTCGAACGGCACGCCGCCCGCTGACGTGCAGACCGTGACGATCACCGTGCGACCGGCTGCTTCGTCGACTCCCACACCCACTGCGTCGCCGACCGCCCCCGCCAGCACCCCCGCTGGGACCCCGACAGGCGGAGCAGCTACGGGCGGGAACACCCCGACCGCTCCCACCGGCACCCCCTCAGGGAGCCCGACCGGCGGAGCGGCACCGGGCGGGAACACCCCGACCGGTGAACTGGCCTTCACCGGGAGCGACCCGGCGCTGCCCCTCGGCATCGCCGGAGTGCTCCTGGCAGCCGGCACGGCGATCACGCTGATCGTCCGGCACCGTCGTCGCACGAGCCGCATCTGA